The stretch of DNA GTCTTCTTCACCCGGTCCTGCAGCTCCAGAAGTTCCTGCTGCATATCCTTGCGGATCAAGGGATCAAGCGCGCTGAACGCCTCGTCCATCAGCAGAATGTCCGGATCATTCGCAAGGCCCCGGGCCAGACCGACCCGCTGCTGCATCCCGCCGCTAAGCTGATCGGGACGATGGTTCTCCCATCCGCCAAGTCCGACCAGCTCCAGCGCCTGCTGCGCCAGCTCTCTGCGTTTCTTTTTATCGACGCCCTGCACCTCAAGCCCGTATTCGGCATTCCCGAGCACCGTCCGGTGCGGAAACAAGCCGAACTTCTGGAAGACCATACCGATATTTTTGCGGCGGAACTGACGAAGCTCTTCGGCATTCATCTTGACCACATCTTGTCCACGGAACAAGACCTGTCCCGCCGTAGGGTCGATCAGCCGGTTAAGCAGCCGGACAAGCGTCGACTTGCCGCTGCCCGACAAACCCATAATGACGAATATTTCTCCTTCTTTAATATGAAAATCGGCCTGATTCACTCCGACCGTCAGCTTGGCTTCCTTAGCGATTTTTTCCTTGGACCAGCCCTGCTCCAGCAGCGCAAGCCCTTTGCGGGCGTCCTGACCGAATATTTTCGTAAGCAGCTTCACTTCAAGTATAGGCATATGGACCTCCTTCTCCCGTATTTTCCGGGTCAATTCACTCGTTAC from Paenibacillus sophorae encodes:
- a CDS encoding quaternary amine ABC transporter ATP-binding protein; amino-acid sequence: MPILEVKLLTKIFGQDARKGLALLEQGWSKEKIAKEAKLTVGVNQADFHIKEGEIFVIMGLSGSGKSTLVRLLNRLIDPTAGQVLFRGQDVVKMNAEELRQFRRKNIGMVFQKFGLFPHRTVLGNAEYGLEVQGVDKKKRRELAQQALELVGLGGWENHRPDQLSGGMQQRVGLARGLANDPDILLMDEAFSALDPLIRKDMQQELLELQDRVKKTIVFITHDLDEALRIGDRIALMKDGVIVQIGTPEEILIQPANKYVERFVEDVDLSKVLTAAHVMRQPEMIRPERGPRVALQLMRDSGVSSLYVADKDMKLLGVITADDAARALKEQQSITDCLRREIPQVRPDTLLNDLFELMAESHLPLAVIDEQGRLNGIVIKGAVLSALAGNAVPEGGLA